The Muntiacus reevesi chromosome 10, mMunRee1.1, whole genome shotgun sequence genome has a segment encoding these proteins:
- the INIP gene encoding SOSS complex subunit C: MAANPSGQGFQNKNRVAILAELDKEKRKLLMQNQSSTNHPGASIALSRPALNKDFRDHAEQQHIAAQQKAALQHAHAHSSGYFITQDSAFGNLILPVLPRLDPE, translated from the exons gttttcaaaacaaaaatagagttgcAATCTTGGCAGAActggacaaagaaaaaagaaagttactaATGCAGAACCAGTCTTCAACAAATCATCCTGGAGCTAG CATTGCTCTCTCGAGACCCGCTCTCAACAAGGACTTCCGGGACCATGCTGAGCAGCAGCATATTGCAGCCCAGCAGAAGGCAGCTTTGCAG catgcacatgcacattcATCGGGATACTTCATAACTCAAGATTCTGCATTTGGGAATCTCATTCTTCCTGTTTTACCTCGCCTTGACccagaatga